One genomic window of Roseobacter ponti includes the following:
- a CDS encoding glycosyltransferase, whose protein sequence is MTPTIAYVTDPRFPGGTSSAVAAELTAISDMVRPAVYGLSTAMFRDREDAPVLTDALAELNLTLIRDPEEIAADIVIFHNPACLKFQSTPGTRIIARHLIVVTHENFLRPGGHEAFDVANCLDQIAGASVALTRSLAPVSDANRSTVRDWMDQNRSGAHWQQTPDNWPNICDFDLIAPTAQPADRRGRHSRPGFEKFPSRETMKLCFPPEAASSVILGADHLADDPDRPHHWTLIPFRGLSVAQYFDMIDFMVYYTAPTWRESFGRVLAEAIAAGKIVITDPGTAQTFQGGVKAARPEEVSDIIAGYIADPDRYQADVRAGQRSLDMFSAAAFRRMFSNVLSRSHGAVL, encoded by the coding sequence ATGACCCCGACAATTGCATATGTCACCGATCCGCGGTTTCCCGGCGGCACATCATCAGCCGTCGCGGCTGAGCTCACAGCGATTTCGGACATGGTGCGCCCGGCGGTATACGGCCTGAGCACCGCAATGTTCCGCGACCGTGAAGATGCACCGGTGCTGACCGACGCGCTTGCCGAACTGAACCTCACACTGATCAGGGATCCCGAGGAAATCGCCGCTGACATCGTGATTTTCCACAACCCGGCCTGTCTCAAGTTTCAGAGCACTCCCGGGACCAGGATCATCGCCCGGCATCTGATTGTCGTGACCCACGAGAATTTCCTGCGTCCCGGCGGGCATGAGGCCTTTGATGTGGCAAACTGTCTTGACCAGATCGCGGGTGCATCCGTGGCGCTGACACGCAGTCTCGCGCCGGTTTCTGATGCTAACCGGAGCACGGTGCGCGACTGGATGGATCAAAACCGTTCAGGCGCGCACTGGCAGCAAACGCCCGACAACTGGCCGAACATCTGTGACTTTGACCTGATCGCCCCGACGGCACAGCCCGCAGACAGGCGCGGGCGACATTCCCGGCCGGGGTTTGAGAAGTTTCCCTCACGCGAAACCATGAAACTTTGCTTTCCGCCGGAGGCTGCCTCCAGTGTCATCCTGGGTGCCGATCACCTCGCTGATGATCCGGACCGACCGCACCACTGGACACTGATCCCGTTTCGGGGTCTTTCCGTCGCGCAGTACTTTGATATGATTGATTTCATGGTTTATTACACCGCCCCGACCTGGCGCGAGAGCTTCGGACGCGTGCTTGCCGAGGCGATTGCGGCGGGCAAGATCGTGATCACTGATCCCGGAACCGCGCAGACCTTTCAGGGGGGCGTGAAGGCGGCGCGCCCCGAAGAGGTCAGCGATATCATCGCCGGATACATTGCCGACCCCGACCGGTATCAGGCCGATGTGCGGGCCGGCCAGCGCAGTCTTGATATGTTTTCGGCCGCAGCCTTCCGGCGCATGTTCAGCAATGTTCTGAGCCGTTCGCACGGAGCTGTGCTGTGA